A section of the Streptomyces sp. Je 1-369 genome encodes:
- a CDS encoding sensor histidine kinase: MRTLPAVQAIRQAAATAGRLGGRWSREPRALDVLTALSAFALMSLDVPGLAEADNSLNGPLAALALAGGACSLLVRRRAPWLTYAVALCFLGWLHELTLAQFALYSLGRYRGRLAGAVGVVGYVAFAYVMFNLPGWPVHRGDTLGEFSSLVVPIGVLAAGVGVAANRQDLVRALEARRVETETLHAVQRERVRIARDVHDFVGRELTLLSVRSQVLARRAGGGPFEDGFEELSETARSAHRMLNEIIVQRGTDGAPTPGLAALPELAERSGRAGSPVDLVVDDAAHSLSPLRQAAVHRVVQECLTNAAKHAPGERVSVRVTLDGGRLHITVTNPLPTAAPPAAPVSAGTGTTGMAERIRAVGGTFEAGPRASAYEVRATLSTGETA; this comes from the coding sequence ATGCGCACCCTGCCCGCCGTCCAGGCGATTCGCCAGGCGGCGGCCACGGCCGGCCGCCTCGGCGGGCGCTGGTCGAGGGAGCCGCGCGCGCTGGACGTCCTCACCGCCCTGAGCGCGTTCGCGCTGATGAGCCTGGACGTGCCCGGCCTCGCCGAGGCGGACAACTCCCTGAACGGCCCGCTCGCCGCGCTGGCCCTCGCGGGCGGCGCGTGCTCGCTCCTCGTGCGCCGCAGGGCGCCCTGGCTGACGTACGCGGTGGCGCTCTGCTTCCTCGGCTGGCTGCACGAGCTGACGCTCGCCCAGTTCGCGCTGTACTCCCTGGGGCGCTACCGGGGCCGTCTCGCGGGGGCCGTCGGTGTCGTCGGGTACGTCGCGTTCGCGTACGTGATGTTCAACCTGCCCGGCTGGCCGGTGCACCGGGGCGACACGCTCGGCGAGTTCTCCAGCCTGGTCGTCCCGATCGGCGTGCTCGCGGCGGGCGTCGGCGTCGCCGCGAACCGGCAGGACCTGGTCCGGGCCCTGGAGGCGCGGCGCGTGGAGACGGAGACGCTGCACGCGGTCCAGCGGGAGCGGGTCCGCATCGCGCGGGACGTGCACGACTTCGTGGGGCGCGAGCTGACGCTGTTGAGCGTGCGCTCCCAGGTCCTTGCGCGCAGGGCCGGGGGCGGACCCTTCGAGGACGGCTTCGAGGAGCTCTCGGAGACGGCGCGCAGCGCGCACCGGATGCTGAACGAGATCATCGTGCAGCGCGGCACGGACGGCGCTCCGACGCCGGGCCTGGCCGCGCTGCCCGAGCTCGCCGAGCGCAGCGGCCGCGCGGGCAGCCCCGTCGACCTCGTGGTCGACGACGCGGCCCACTCCCTCTCACCGCTGCGCCAGGCGGCCGTGCACCGGGTGGTCCAGGAGTGCCTGACGAACGCGGCGAAGCACGCACCGGGTGAGCGGGTCTCCGTCCGCGTGACCCTGGACGGCGGCCGCCTCCACATCACGGTCACCAACCCGCTCCCCACCGCGGCACCACCCGCCGCCCCGGTCTCCGCGGGCACCGGCACCACGGGCATGGCGGAACGGATCAGAGCGGTGGGCGGCACGTTCGAGGCGGGCCCGCGGGCGTCGGCGTACGAGGTCCGCGCGACGCTCTCGACAGGCGAAACGGCCTGA
- a CDS encoding rod shape-determining protein, with the protein MDIGIDLGTANTLLYVRGKGIVLNEPSVVAVRADKGGKSGVLAVGTEAKETIGRTPGSITAIRPLRDGVISDYEAAEELIRHFVRKAVPGRRPRTRMVVCVPSGVTPVERRAIVHASQRAGARAVHLIEEPMAAAIGAGLPVAEPRGSMVVDIGGGTTEVAVISLGGIVTAQSLRVGGDRLDTAITDYVRKEHALLIGERTAEDIKVGIGSAWPVPGEDALEMRTFTVRGREKVGGLPKTLDLTAREVRAALDEPIEQIIAAVRTTLEECPPELSGDIMEHGIVLTGGGALLPALDLRIASATGIPVFVADDPLDSVAMGCGKCVEDFDGLERVMSAA; encoded by the coding sequence ATGGACATAGGTATCGACCTCGGCACTGCGAACACCCTCCTCTATGTGCGCGGCAAGGGGATCGTGCTCAACGAGCCGTCGGTGGTCGCCGTACGGGCGGACAAGGGCGGCAAGAGCGGGGTGCTCGCCGTGGGGACGGAGGCCAAGGAGACCATCGGGCGCACGCCCGGGTCCATCACCGCCATCCGGCCGCTGCGCGACGGCGTGATCAGCGACTACGAAGCGGCCGAGGAACTGATCCGGCACTTCGTGCGCAAGGCCGTACCGGGGCGCCGCCCCCGTACGCGCATGGTCGTCTGCGTGCCGAGCGGCGTCACGCCCGTCGAGCGGCGCGCGATCGTGCACGCCTCCCAGCGGGCCGGGGCGCGCGCCGTCCACCTGATCGAGGAGCCCATGGCGGCGGCCATCGGCGCGGGGCTCCCGGTCGCCGAGCCCCGCGGGTCGATGGTCGTCGACATCGGCGGCGGGACGACCGAGGTCGCCGTGATCTCCCTGGGCGGCATCGTCACGGCCCAGTCGCTGCGGGTGGGCGGCGACCGGCTCGACACGGCCATCACCGACTACGTCCGCAAGGAGCACGCGCTCCTCATCGGCGAGCGCACCGCGGAGGACATCAAGGTCGGCATCGGGTCGGCGTGGCCGGTGCCGGGCGAGGACGCCCTGGAGATGCGGACGTTCACCGTGCGGGGCCGCGAGAAGGTGGGCGGCCTCCCGAAGACCCTCGACCTGACGGCACGTGAGGTGCGGGCCGCGCTCGACGAGCCGATCGAGCAGATCATCGCGGCGGTCAGGACGACGCTGGAGGAGTGCCCTCCGGAGCTCTCCGGCGACATCATGGAGCACGGCATCGTGCTCACCGGCGGCGGCGCGCTGCTCCCCGCCCTCGACCTGCGCATCGCATCGGCGACGGGCATCCCGGTGTTCGTGGCGGACGACCCGCTGGACAGCGTGGCCATGGGGTGCGGCAAGTGCGTGGAGGACTTCGACGGTCTTGAGCGGGTGATGTCGGCGGCGTAG